The window AAGCAGGACTCCAATTGTTGCAAGGCAAGCTATGATGATAAAACATCCAATCAAAATAGTTTTGGCTTTTTCAGTCATTTTATTTCCTAAAGCAGGGCATCTTGTAAAAAGTTTTTAATTAAAGGATCTTCGCTTTTCAAAAACAGCTCTTTTTCTGAAATATGAGCAATTTTTCCTTCATGGTGTAGTGCAATACGGTTACCTACAGTCATAGCTGAGCGAAGATCGTGTGTTACAACAATACTTGTTGCATTGAGCTCTTTTTGTGTTTGGACGATGAGCTCATTAATTTGCATTGCAGTAATGGGATCTAGCCCAGTTGTGGGTTCATCATAGAGCAAAATACTTGGACGATAAACGATTAGCCTAGCAAGGGCAGCTCGTTTTTTCATGCCTCCAGATAAGTCTGAGGGCATTTTATCCTCCGTATCCTTTAAGCCAACCATGGAAAGCGCTGTTTTAACACGTTCTTGAATCTCATCTTCCGACAGCTTTTTTTTGGTATAAGGATCACCGTGTTGTGTTAAATAAAAAGCAGTATTTTCACCAATTGTCATAGAATCAAAAAGAGCGCCTCCTTGAAAAAGCATTCCCATTTGGCTCAAAGACTTATATAATGTAGCTCCCTTTAGTTCGCAAATTGAAACATTATCTACGATGATAGTACCTTTGTCTGGCCTTTCAAGTCCCATAATTTGGCGAAGCAAAACGCTTTTTCCAACACCTGATCTGCCTAAAATAACAACGGTTTCACCCTTTTCAACATCGAGGCTGAGCCCTTTTAGGACATTGTTATTGCCATAGCTTTTCCAAATGTCTTTTGCTGAAATCATGACCATTTGTAAAACCAGATGCGAATAGTGTTTAAGCCAACGGTAAGTAAAAAATTGAAAATCAAAATGCAAGAATAACAGACAACAACGCTATTAGTTGTTGATTCTCCAACGCCTGCAGCGCCTCCTTTGGTATTCATTCCTTTATAACAACAAATGGTGCTGATGAATATACCAAATAAAAAGGATTTGATAAAGCCGCTTAAAAAATCAAATCGAGTAATGTAGATTTGCATGCCACCAAAATAAGTGACAGGTGCCATATCAAAATAGTAGGTAGAGATAAGATAACCCCCAAGCATACCTGTTAGCGTGCTAAAAAGGGTGAGTAGTGGTAGCATAAAAGTGCCTGCTACAACTCGCGGCGTTACTAAGCATTGAATGGGGTTTACAGCCATTGAGCGAAGAGCATCGATTTGTTCTGTTACATGCATAGTTCCAATTTCTGCACACATAGCAGATCCAACTCTTCCAGTGACCATGAAAGCTGTGAGTACAGGGCCCAGCTCTGTCATCATAGCTTTTCCAACCATGACTCCGGTTGCACCTGCAAGTCCCTTGTCTGAGAGCTGGTAAAAAGATTGTGCAGCAAGAACAAGACCTGTTGAAAAACCAGTGATAGCAACAACAGGTAGTGATAGAACACCGATACTATAGAGCTGATCACGAATCAGCGCCCAAGAAGGGGGTTTAGTAACTAGAATCCACACGGATTCCGCCGTCATAAGGACATATAGGCCAATAGAATAAAAAAAAGATTCCAAGGCCTGAAAAATATTCTGAAAAGGGGTTTTCATTAAAAATAATACTATACTTATATATTCCAAAGTCTAAGGTATAAAAGAAACGCCCTTTAGAGACAATGGTAAAAGTATAATTATTTCGGTTTCAGACAATCGCTTATAATTGTCCAGGAGTTTTTTTCTTTTGTATCCCTTCGAACCATACAGCGCGCAGAAACTTTATTTGTAGAAAGAAGTTGATACAGAGTTTTATCAAAAGATAATCTGCTCTTATCTTCTTCTTTCAACTTGATTATAAATGTTTGAGTGATCATAACAACCACCTTTGTTTGTAAAGTTGTTTAGCTATAAATCAGAATGTATAAGCTAAAAAAAGATTTGCATCAATAAATATTTTTTGTGGGGGAGAAAAATGCCTGAATTGACGAGAGATTTAAGCAAAAAAAATTATTCTAGACTTTGTTCATTAATTCCAGGAGGTGTCAATTCTCCTGTAAGGGCTTTTCATGGTCTTGGAATACCTCCTATGGTGGTTGCGTCAGGAAAAGGTGATACGATTGTAGATGTGGATGGAAATGCATTCATAGATTATTGTGGGTCTTGGGGCGCTTTGATTTTGGGTCATGCTCATCCAGAGGTGATAAGCAAATCTTATGAGAAAATGCAGCTAGGGACATCTTTTGGTATTACAACAAAAGTGGAAGCAGATCTGGCTGAAAAGATTATTCAAAGAGTTCCATCCGTTGAAAAGATACGCTTTGTCTCTTCTGGAACAGAGGCCACTATGAGCGCTGCAAGGCTTGCAAGAGGGTATACAGGACGCAGCATTGTCATCAAATTCTCAGGGCATTATCATGGGCATAATGACTCTTTTCTTGTGAAAGCAGGGTCTGGATTATTCAAAAATAAATTGGCTTCATCCTCTCTTGGCATACCAGAAGATGTTATACAAAATACTGTTTGCTTACCTTTTAATGACAAAGAAGCCTTGAAAACATGCTTTCAAGAGGAAAGAATTCAAAAAAATCTTGCAGCTGTAATTGTAGAGCCTATTGCAGGTAATATGGGAGTAGTTCCGGGAGATGAGAGCTTTTTTAGTCTACTTCGAGAAGAGACAAAAAAAATAGGTGCACTGCTTGTGTTTGATGAAGTCATCACAGGTTTTAGGGTCTCTTATGGTGGAGCGCAAGATATTTATTCAATAAAACCAGACCTTACCTGTTTTGGCAAGATTATGGGGGGAGGTTTTCCAGCAGCAGCTTTTGGTGGAAAAAAAGAGATTATGGATTGCTTGGCACCCCAAGGCTCTGTTTATCAAGCAGGTACATTATCAGGAAATCCTGTAGCCATGCAAGCAGGCCTTACAACGCTGACATTATTAGAAGAAGCTGGTTTTTATGAAAAATTGAAAGAAAAGACGGATCTATTGCTTTTGCCTATCAAAGAAAAACTTAAAGGGAAACTTGCGTGCCTTCAACAGGTCGGTTCTATGTTTACTCTGTTTTTTGGTAAGACTCAGATTACTTGTGCAGAGGATACAAAGGATCTTGATTTAGAAAGATTTGCACATTTTTTTCGCCATGCTTTTGAAAGAGGGGTCTACTTTCCTCCCTCTCAGCATGAGGCATCCTTTGTTTCTATAGTCCATACTCGTGAAAATCTAGAGAAGACAAGTAACATGGTTTGTGATTATATTGATCAATATCTTGTGTGATGGATTATGTGTATAAAACATTTTTTTATTTGTTTATTTTTATGCTTTGCATATGTATTACAGGGCGTTGAGCCGATCAACGATCAACTTGCGCACTTCATTAAATATGATAAAAATGGCCCAAATGTTGTTGGATACATTGGCATCAACAAAAAAAGTGAGATCGATCAATCCACGTGGGTTTATGTCAGATCCTCTCTTGAGCTATACAAGAAGATAAAGCCTGCTTTCATTATCTTGGACCTAAACACACCAGGAGGAGAGCTTTTTAGTGCAGAGCAAATTTCAGATGCTCTTCGAGATATCGATATCAATTATGAAATTCCTGTCGTTGCATTTATTGATAATTGGGCAATTTCTGCAGGAGCCCTGCTTGCTTATTCTTGTCGCTTTATTGGCGTTACTAAAGATGCTAGCATGGGGGCAGCAGAACCTGTGATCCCATCTGCATCTGGTGAGCTTACTTCAGCTTCCGAAAAGGTAAACTCTGCATTTCGTACAGACCTTGCAAATAGAGCGCGCTTTTTTGAGCGCAATCCTTTACTTGCAGAAGCTATGGTAGATAAAGATGTCATTTTGGTAGTTCGAGAAGGCGTAATTACAAAGCTTGAAAAAGAGGATCAAATTTTACCCAGCGATGAAGTCATCAATGGTAAAGGAAAGCTCTTAACCATGAGTTCAGAAGAGCTCATTAAGTATCATGTTGCTGATTTTCAGCTGCTTCCAACAAAGCTTATACCTATTACTGAAAGTGAAAAAGAAGAAGGCAAGTGGCCTTCTTCCAAAGAGCTTTTATTTCAATATCCCTTCTTTAAAGCGATACCTAATGTGACAATAGTTGCCTATGAGATGGATTGGAAGAGCGCATTTTTTGCATTCCTTGCAAAGCCATTTGTTTCCTCCCTCCTCTTTTTAGGGCTGTTGATGGGATTTTATGTCGAATTTAGCTCTGGAGGTTTTGGTCTTGCTGCGGCCATTGGCGTTATTTGTCTTGTGCTCATCATATTATCTAGCTTTTCTGTACAAGCTGTAAACTGGTTAGAACTTACCATCCTTCTTCTTGGTCTTCTGTTTATTGCAATAGAGGTTTTTGTGGTGCCAGGTTTTGGCATACCGGGCATATTAGGTATCGTGCTTACAATAGCAGGTCTTTTTCTTATGATGCTTCCACAGATTGGTTCATTTGAATTTAGTAGTGTGCCAGGAGAGCTTACAGTTACAGGAGAGCTTTTTTTAAAAAGATTAGGATGGCTTGCAGGAACACTTGTCGTGGGTGTTATTTTGATTGGGTTGTTAGCACGTTTTGTGCTACCAAGAGTATCAAGGTTTAGCAGACTGGTTCATTCTGGCGAGCAAGAAAGCTCTCAGGGTTATGTTGCAGGGTTTAATGTGCTAGAAGGTCCAAGGTTAGGGTCTATAGGGATCGCTTTTTCTCCTCTTCGTCCCTCTGGAAAGGTTATGTTTGACGACAAGGTTTTTGATGCAATGAGTGAGGGCGGATTTATAGAAAAAGGTACAAGGATAGAACTTGTTCGCTTTGATGGAAGCCGCATGATTGTGAGGATTTTATGAATTCGCAAGTGCTTTCTTCGGTTGTTGCATTGATTGGCATTTTTTTAATTTATGTAGAATTTTATTTGCCAGGGGCGGTTTTGGGAATATTGGGCGCTTGCCTCATGCTGTTTTCTGTGGTCTACTTTGCTATCAACAATACATTTGTAGAAACGCTCTTTTTCTTTTTGGGCTCTTGTATCCTACTTGGATTGGTTGTGAAATTGGCAATTGCGCGCATTCGAAAGTCAAAAGAGGGTGTAGGCATCTATCTTGGTAAAGATCAAGCGGGGTATAGTGCAAGTGGTTTTTCAAAAGATGCAATTGGAAAAATAGCTACGACTCTTTCTGACTTAAAGCCAGCAGGACATATTTTGGTAGATGGAAAAAAGTGGCAAGCGCTCTCTGTTTCTGGTTATATTGAATCAGGAAAGAAAGTAAAAGTAATTGGAGGAGAGGGCTCTCACCTCGTCGTTCAAAGTCAAAACTCAGGTTAATAAATTTTTTAGGAGTATTTGTGGAGTATTATTTTCTCATGATAGTTGTTGCAATCATCGCTATCATCATCCTTACTATTATCGGAAAATACATTGCATTTTGGTTTCAGTCGTTTGTGTCGGGAGCGCCCATTGCACTTTTTAATATCATTGGAATGAGTCTTAGAAAAATCCCTCCAAGACTTATTGTTAATGCGCGTATTAATTCATTCAAAGCAGGAATAAAAGATATTACTGTTGCTGACTTGGAAACGCACTTTTTGGCGGGAGGAAGAGTAGAAAATGTTGTAAGGGCTATGATTGCTGCAGATAAAGCAAATATTAAACTTACATGGCGCCAGGCAACGGCAATAGATCTTGCAGGAAGGGACATCTTAGATGCTGTAAGAACATCTGTAAACCCAAAAGTGATCGACTGTCCAGAGGAAAAGCAGGGGAAATTTGTTACGGCTGTTGCAAAAGATGGGGTGCAGCTGCTTTGCAAGGCAAGAGTTACCGTGCGCACCAACATACAGCAGTTAGTGGGCGGTGCAACAGAGGAGACAATCATTGCAAGGGTTGGAGAGGGTATTGTAAATTCTATTGGATCTGCAGAGACGCACCTAGATGTTTTGGAATCGCCGCAGCGTATTTCTAAACTCGTACTTGAAAAAGGGTTAGATGCACAAACAGCTTTTGAAATCCTTTCCATCGATATTGTAGAGATTAATATTGGTGAAAACATTGGTGCAAGGCTCAGGGCTGATCGCGCAGAGTCTGATAAACGCATCGCCCAGGCAAAAGCTGAGGAAAGACGAGCTATGGCTGTTGCTATGGAGCAAGAAAATAAAGCAAAGCTTGTTGAAGCAGAAGCCCTTATTCCAACAGCTATTGCAGATGCATTTCGAAGTGGTAATTTGGGTGTCATGGACTATACACGTATTAAAAACATGCAGGCAGATACGCATATGCGAAATTCTATTGCTAAAGGTGATGGATGATAGTCTTTGAAGTTCTTGGAATTGCGATCGCAATTTTAGTACTGTTGATGCCTTTATTAAGAGGGATCTTTAAGGAAAAAAAGAGAGAAGATCAACCTCAATTAGGAGAGACGCATTATCGTGAAGAGATGTTTCAAGAAGAAGATGATTATGAGGATGAGAGTGTCTTTTCCTATTTTTCAAGAAAGGATACGCCCTCTGTAAAGAAAAAGGAGAGGGAAGAGCTTGTTTTACCTACCAAAAAGACAATTCATCTTGAAGAAAAGAAAGTTTTAAAAAAGAGATCTAAGTTTGCAGAGATGATTATTTCTAAAGAAATTATGTCTGAGCCTAAGTGTTTGCACGATGACTCATTATAGAGAGGTTAAGAAAAAAGTTGATAATGCACTTGCCTTGGTTGGAAAAGATCCCTCTTCTGTATGTATTATAGCCGTTAGTAAAGGGCAATCAGTAGATAAAATATTAGAGGCATATAACGAAGGGTGCAGAGATTTTGCTGAAAACCGGGTGCAAGAGCTTTTAGAAAAAAGGGCTTTTCTTCCAGAAGATATTCGCTGGCATTTTACAGGAACACTTCAAAAGAATAAGGTCAACAAGGTTGTAGGTGCTGTAGCGCTTATTCATGCTGTAGATACGCAAGAACTCTTAGAAAAAATTGCAGAGATAAGCAGGCAAAAGAATTTACTCACACATGTGTTTTTACAAGTAAATATATCGGGGGAAGGCACGAAGCATGGACTTTCCATTCTAGAATGGGAAAAGATTTTAGATAAGTGCTTTTTGCTGGAAAATGTTTCTATTGATGGTCTTATGACAATGGCGCCAAAAAATGCAGATCCACTTATCATCAAAGAGTGCTTTGCAGATCTTAAGCATACTCAAGAGTATTGGAAGCAAAAGTTTCAAAGAACGCTTGCCTTCCTTTCTATGGGAATGTCTTCTGACTTTGTTCTTGCTTTGCAAGAAGGAGCCTCGCACATTCGCATAGGCTCCCTCATTTTCCAAGAAGAAGTTTAGGTTATGGTCTTTGCGGCAAGGGATTTGCAGCAATCATCGTACCGAGCTCTTTAATGATAGTTTCTAGGGTTGCTGGATTATTTGCGTTGTATTTTGTACAGATTGCATTCCATAAATTTTTTGATTCTTGTGCTTCAGTAGCGCTGTATGCATAAAAATTGATCTCATCAATTTTTGTATATTGAGCTGCAAGCATTTGAAGTACATAAACTGCGCGGTAATCATTTTGAAATGCACCACAACCCAATTTTCCTGTACAAATAGTGCAGGGTTTATTTTGATGGTTTGCATTCTGTTTAGCCAGGCTAAAGCCTGCAACCATTGTGTTAAATAAGTCTTTATTGGTATCGAAATCCGCATGCCTCTCTTTATTGGGTCTACGATCACGGAAGAGATTTGGAGCTGCCATTGCCAATAGATTAACTTCTTGTGGAAACTTATCATTAGGTGTAAATTTTGCTTTATTTGATATTAAGGCTTCTTTTCCATAGCCATCTATTTTTCCAAGTCTTCGCAAATTTGTAATAAGTAAGGGAGTAGGGTTCCCATTGCCTACCGTTTCTGCATCGACACCTTTTTTAACTGGTACACGCGTTTTTAGATTACTTCTTGAGAGATTATTTTTTTCTCGATTCATTAGTAGAAGTTCAGCAAAATCAGGCATTTCATGAGCCATAATTTCTTCTTGAACAAAGCCGTGGCTAAGAGCTCCTCCTCCTAAGTGTGCATTAGCAAAATCAACCCAGAAAGTTCTATTTAGGGAGTCGCCTTGTTTATAATCATATACTTCACTTTTAGTAGTAGATATTGGTGCTTTTGGAGTTAGAGTTGTTTGAAGGTAGGTTAAAGGTTTTGCGATGTCATATTGTGCCAAAGTAGCACGATCTGGTTGCACGGTTTCAATAGGATCGCCTCCTGTAAATCCAGCAAAACGCTCCGTTCTTGCTCTTAGTGCTTCTTGGAAAAGCTGACCTTTCTTTTGTTCCCTTACATCGTGGTGCGTTAATAGTTCATTGATATATGTAGTTAGTGTGGGCAAGCTTAGATCAACATATTTAGGAGTATCAGGAGGAGGAGGTGGGGGCGGTGGCGGAGGAGGTGGGGGCGGCGTTGATTGTACTTCTACTCGAAAGTTATGCAGCGCTACTTTAATGGTTTGTTCTGTGTCTTGAGAAGTGATTTCGCTACTAGCAAGGTTTCTTGTGTTAATCCATGCAATAAGTGCTGTCTGATCAAGATGTACCCATTTGTGATCTTGTGTTTGCAGATCTATAATCCCAGGACCTATACCAATAAAGGCTAATAATTTATAAACGATATATGTAAGTCCATTATAAGTTCTTATAGTGTCCGTAGGGGGGCTATGATAGGTATTTTTAATCTCATTACTTTTTAAGAAATAGGCGTGTTGGCCATCTATAGTTGTTATAATGTTAAATTCCATGATTAAGACCTTTTTGCTTATTTCCTAACTAATACCATTAATGCATTTAATTATAAATATTTTTTTACAATATTCTTTGTGCAAAGGCACTTAGATGATAGATTAAATCTCATGATTTTGGATCTGTTTATTGTATAAGTTTTTTATTTTACACCTATTGTTGCATTTAATTGTAAATTTTTTATAAATCTTAAAAATAAGATCAAGTATTTATGGAGAATATCCTGTTATTAGTTATATACAAACAATTATTGAACTTGTTTGTATATAACTTTCAGGCTGAAAGCCTGGCTTATAAAAGCCTATGGCAACGCCATAGGTGACATTTTAGGGTACCTTGCAGGCTGAAGGCCTGCATTATGGTGCTGCGCTGAAAGCGCAATTTAAAGCAATTCGTCTGCGATGCCATTGCCGCAAGGCAAACTTTCTTCAGAAGATCTTATAGCTTGGTTTCTGGCTTGATATTCTTGTATCATTACCAAAATCTCTTCGGGGGTGTGATCAGTAGAGGGGTATCGATAGTCTGGACTTCGTATTTGATTAGCAAGTCTACCGATGACTGTGAGGCCTTTCTGGTCTGTTGCATCTATATTTGCTCCTCGTTGCAAAAGTTCTTGCACAATCTCATATTGTTGGTTTTGAGCTGCAATCATTAGAGGAGTTAGCCCCGACCATCGACTTTCATTAATATTAGCTCCATACTTAAGTAGTAGCTTTATTAAGTCACCATTTTGAGAAAGGATTGCTGCTGGTAAGAAAGAATCACTGTTTGGATTTGCTCCATGCTCTAATAAAAATTGTACGTTTTGTGCTATATTAGGTTCCTTAAGGAGAGCAGATTGGACAGATTGAACAGAATGATTCGTAAATAAGGCGCAAAGTAGAATGGTTGGAGCGTTGATCCCGTACTTTGGTGGCGCTAAAATGAATGTATTTATGAATGATTTATATTTTGTGTTAAAGAGATCATGCATGCATTGCAGAAGAGGTATAAAAATTTTCTTAGATATATGTTGATCTATTGGATGTACTTTTGGCCATGCTGTTAGTTTCGTTTTTAATAAATTGATAAGATTAGCAATTTGCTCTTGCTGTATTTTGGGAAGGTTTTCATCGTTACCAATAAACGGTAGAGCTTTCATAAAAGCATCTATTACGTTGGTGTTGGTGATTTGCATTTTAACCATCTCAAGAAAGACATTGTAGTTAATCTTTAGACAGTATGGGTTTTCAGATAAGCACTCCCATAAATACTTGATTGATTGAGCTGTGCGCTCTAATAAGGGATTATTTGGTCGTAAATTATGAGACATTAAAAATGGAATAATATGATTTTCTGGATGATAATTGTGAGAAAGAGCCTGTGCACAAGCATTTTCTAGCTGAGAATGACCCAAGAAGTCAGCAAATTTATATAATGCAAGTAGCTTTTCTTCATTCATAGAACGTAATAAGTGCTGATCCGTTAAGTAATCCACAAAGCTATTAAAAACATCTTCTGAAAATAAGGGGCACTCTATACGATACTTTATGTCAGAGCCTGATGCTTCTGGCCCCTGACCTTCTTCTAGCTCTACTCCATCAAGAAAAGTAGCGTTTTTAAAGTATGTCGAATGAAGATAAATAGTGGTTCCATCTTTGGCAATCAGGGCTGTATCTTTACCATTGGGACTAAACCACTCTTCGCGGTTGATTGTGTTAGCATAGTTTCTAACTTGTCTTCGGTTAGGATTATTGAGTTGGGCAAGTTCTTCAACGCGTTCTTTGTATCGTCGTACAAATACAGAAAATGTTTGAAAGTTTATTGTTAATTCATTGTCTATTTTTGTAAATAACTGCAGCTTTTTTAGAATATTCAAAGCATTTGTTTCTGAACCTTTAATGAAGTTAAAGTGTTTTTGAAAAATGGCAAGTGCTAAAGATACCATTTTTTGATCACTGGGTAGGTAGCCAAAAAGATACTTGATGTATCTAATAAATCGCATGAGTAAATTGCCCTGATTTATAGTAGTAAGGGACTTTTTCCCCTCAGGAGTGGTTACAATTTCTAATATTTCATGATCATTCTTTCCGAGCAAAGCCAAATCATTAGTAAATCTTTGAAATCCTGTTTGAGTTAATTGACATGGTTTAATATTAGACATAATAACCTCTAATTAAAATCGATCGATTATATATAATAAATTATATTAATGTCAATTTTTAAAAGGTACTACGCAGGCGAAATTTATTGCTATAAATAAACATTTAAATTTTTAATTATTATTTTAATAGTGTGGAAAATGCTTTCCATCCCATGACATGAGCTGTCTCTCTTTTTTGGTTTTGTTCTCCGCCGTAGACAACGATTCCGTTGGAGGGTTCTAGTGTTATTTTGTTCCAAAAAGAAATTCCTTTAAAATAGTCGGGGGCAATTGTCTGTCCTGACTTGATTTCAAGAGGGGTCATGCGTCCATTGTTTTCAAAAAGACAATCTACTTCATTATCTTGTTGATCTCTCCAAAAATACATGTGGGGGATCTGTCCTAAATTCCATTTTTGCTTCATCAAATCAGCAATAACCATTGACTCAAAGAGGCCACCTTTCAGGTAGTGTGAAGCTACTTGACTTGCTGATTGAATTCCTAAAAGAGTACAAGCAAGACCGGTGTCATAGAAGTAAATTTTTGCAGATTTTACTAGGCGTTTATTAAAATTCTCAAAATAGGGGGGCAATAGGAAAAGGATGTAACTCATTTCAAGAAGAGATAACCACGATCTGGCCGTACGTTGGTCAATCCCACAGTCATTACCTAACGATACAAAGTTAACGAGCTGTCCTATTCTTCCAGCACAGAGCTTTAAAAATTTTTGGAATACCATTAAGTCAGTAATATTTTTAATCTGTCGCACATCTTTTTCTACATAGGTAAGAACATAATTGGCATACCAATCTGCAGGTGCCATTCCTCTTGCATAAATTCTTGGATAAAACCCAGTAAAAATTAATTCATCCGCGCTATTAGTCAGCTTTCCAGCACAACTAAGTTCATTGATAGAAAGTGGCAGAAGAGTCAAAATAGCAACTCTTCCTGCTAGCGTTTGAGAAATTGCTTGATGGACAAGAAAATTCTGAGATCCTGTCAGAATAAAGGCGCCAGATTGCTGATTTTCATCAACAATTGTTTGAATGTAAGAGAGAAGTCCTGGCACATGCTGAACTTCATCGATGATAACGCCTGCCTTATACTGGCTCAAAAATTGTCTGGGATCACTCTGTGCGAACTCTCTACTGTCTAAATCTTCTAGAGAAACGTATGCATAATTAGAAAACAAATGTTTTGCAAGCGTGGTTTTACCTGATTGTCTTGGTCCAAGCAGTGCCAAAACGGGATATTGTTTAGAAAGCTCTAAGGCTTTTTGGCTTATATTTCGGACAAACATGGGGCAACCTATGATAAAAATGACATGCCAATGTCATAAATAACAATATCAACTATTGTATTTATTGACAAATATAACATTACATGAGGAATTCCCGTTGTAGGAATTTCTGTATTTTATTTTGGCTCGCATTATTTCTTCTATTTTTATAAGATGATTGCGGTTTAATTTTTTGAATTTAAGGATGAGCTTTATGAATATTGTTGAGATTGCAGGACACCTTGGAGCAGATGCTGAAGTGCGTTTTACTCCTAGTAACTTAAAAGTTACAACTCTTAGAATGGCTGTGAACACAAGAAAAGGTGGCACAGATGTAACGATGTGGTGGCGCGTCACCATTTGGGGAGATCGTTTTGACAAAATGGTTCCCTATTTTAAGAAGGGTGCAGCACTTATT of the Chlamydiales bacterium genome contains:
- a CDS encoding ATP-binding protein, with protein sequence MFVRNISQKALELSKQYPVLALLGPRQSGKTTLAKHLFSNYAYVSLEDLDSREFAQSDPRQFLSQYKAGVIIDEVQHVPGLLSYIQTIVDENQQSGAFILTGSQNFLVHQAISQTLAGRVAILTLLPLSINELSCAGKLTNSADELIFTGFYPRIYARGMAPADWYANYVLTYVEKDVRQIKNITDLMVFQKFLKLCAGRIGQLVNFVSLGNDCGIDQRTARSWLSLLEMSYILFLLPPYFENFNKRLVKSAKIYFYDTGLACTLLGIQSASQVASHYLKGGLFESMVIADLMKQKWNLGQIPHMYFWRDQQDNEVDCLFENNGRMTPLEIKSGQTIAPDYFKGISFWNKITLEPSNGIVVYGGEQNQKRETAHVMGWKAFSTLLK